In the genome of Streptomyces pactum, one region contains:
- a CDS encoding PP2C family protein-serine/threonine phosphatase — translation MPPPAPPWASPAPGPGAPAAGPSPAPGDPSPTPAPSAPPADPGRTGPSTPSTSPDPAAEPAAGPAPGPGLADRLALLAEVTTVLTSTLNLDEALRRLVGLVVPRLADWAVIDLIGERSEVRRVAVVHHEPGGGVSRREDFEGPLPPVPEASGTPLSRVLRGAPPRLVRPEDYTEPPDSGLAAKQIELFRETGMHSAILAPLRGRRQRVLGALTLGRSDQPAPYQPSDLALVDDMARRAGLAVENARLYERQQQVAETMQRHLLPPLPKLRDLEMAARYLPAPHSSQVGGDWYDAFTLPDGALALVVGDVMGHDLQAAANMSQARNMLRAFAWDTNDPPSRIVAKLDHALTNIGEATMASVLFARLTREGPGRWQLHWTNAGHPPPLLVDYDGRIRFLDQALGTLVGTGMVVPRGDATTPLPSQSTVLFYTDGLIESPRTAVTDGLAELGRHAATLVRRPLDDFCDALVRTVRPAENEDDVAVLALRTPASEAT, via the coding sequence GTGCCGCCGCCCGCCCCACCGTGGGCGTCCCCCGCGCCCGGGCCCGGGGCGCCGGCCGCCGGCCCGTCACCCGCCCCGGGCGACCCGTCCCCCACCCCGGCCCCGTCCGCCCCACCGGCGGACCCCGGGCGCACCGGCCCGTCCACCCCGTCCACCTCGCCCGACCCGGCCGCCGAGCCCGCCGCCGGTCCGGCGCCGGGCCCCGGGCTCGCCGACCGGCTGGCGCTGCTCGCCGAGGTCACCACCGTGCTCACCTCCACGCTCAACCTCGACGAGGCGCTGCGGCGGCTGGTCGGCCTGGTGGTCCCCCGGTTGGCCGACTGGGCGGTGATCGATCTGATCGGGGAGCGCTCCGAGGTGCGCCGGGTCGCGGTGGTGCACCACGAACCCGGCGGCGGGGTGAGCCGCCGGGAGGACTTCGAAGGGCCGCTGCCGCCGGTGCCGGAGGCCTCCGGCACCCCGCTGTCCCGGGTGCTGCGGGGTGCCCCGCCCCGGTTGGTCCGTCCGGAGGACTACACCGAGCCGCCGGACTCGGGGCTCGCCGCCAAGCAGATCGAACTGTTCCGGGAGACCGGCATGCACTCGGCGATCCTGGCGCCGCTGCGCGGGCGCCGGCAGCGGGTCCTGGGCGCGCTGACCCTGGGCCGGTCGGACCAGCCCGCCCCGTACCAGCCCTCCGACCTGGCCCTGGTGGACGACATGGCGCGCCGGGCCGGGCTGGCGGTGGAGAACGCCCGGCTCTACGAACGGCAGCAGCAGGTCGCCGAGACCATGCAGCGGCACCTCCTCCCGCCGCTGCCGAAGCTCCGGGACCTGGAGATGGCCGCCCGCTACCTGCCCGCCCCGCACTCCTCCCAGGTGGGGGGCGACTGGTACGACGCGTTCACCCTCCCCGACGGGGCGCTGGCGCTGGTCGTGGGCGATGTGATGGGTCACGACCTGCAGGCGGCCGCGAACATGTCGCAGGCCCGGAACATGCTCCGCGCCTTCGCCTGGGACACCAACGACCCGCCCAGCCGGATCGTCGCCAAACTGGACCACGCGCTGACCAACATCGGCGAGGCGACCATGGCCAGCGTGCTGTTCGCCCGGCTGACCCGGGAGGGCCCCGGCCGCTGGCAGCTGCACTGGACCAACGCCGGGCACCCGCCGCCGCTGCTGGTGGACTACGACGGGCGGATCCGCTTCCTGGACCAGGCGCTCGGCACCCTGGTCGGCACCGGGATGGTGGTGCCCCGGGGGGACGCCACCACCCCGCTCCCCTCGCAGAGCACCGTGCTGTTCTACACCGACGGGCTGATCGAGTCCCCCCGGACCGCGGTGACCGACGGTCTCGCCGAACTGGGCCGGCACGCGGCCACGCTGGTACGGCGCCCGCTGGACGACTTCTGCGACGCGCTCGTCCGGACCGTCCGGCCGGCCGAGAACGAGGACGACGTCGCCGTCCTGGCCCTGCGCACCCCCGCCTCGGAAGCCACCTGA
- a CDS encoding rhodanese-like domain-containing protein, with translation MTALITRDELVAAIRNGEVTVVDTLGGEYYAQQHLPGALALVPAEVDARASTVLPDRDAAIVTYCSNPACPNSGQVADRLTALGYTNVRKYREGIQDWVEAGLPTEAV, from the coding sequence ATGACCGCGCTCATCACCCGCGACGAACTCGTGGCAGCGATCAGGAACGGCGAGGTGACCGTCGTCGACACGCTCGGCGGCGAGTACTACGCCCAGCAGCACCTGCCCGGGGCCCTGGCTCTGGTTCCGGCCGAGGTCGACGCCCGGGCGTCCACCGTGCTCCCCGACCGCGACGCCGCGATCGTCACCTACTGCTCCAACCCGGCGTGCCCCAACAGCGGCCAGGTCGCCGACCGGCTCACCGCCCTCGGCTACACCAATGTCCGCAAGTACCGCGAGGGCATCCAGGACTGGGTCGAGGCCGGCCTGCCCACCGAAGCGGTCTGA
- a CDS encoding TetR/AcrR family transcriptional regulator, which produces MAHDSNGPRSDSATPLELLRTPPPKERADAARNRAAVLEAAARLFAEHGVEAVSMEQVAAAAGVGKGTLFRRFGDKSGLAAALLDARERVLQEAVMHGPPPLGPGAPADERLAAFLDAYFDYLLEHLALVRMSETATPGARYRIGAYRFWHRHVAILLATAPDPDQAAHALLAPLAADHVAALLPELGEERMRAGLLRLARSAM; this is translated from the coding sequence ATGGCTCACGACAGTAACGGACCGCGGTCCGATTCGGCAACGCCGCTGGAACTGCTGCGCACCCCGCCGCCCAAGGAGCGGGCGGACGCGGCCCGGAACCGCGCGGCGGTGCTGGAGGCGGCCGCCCGGCTGTTCGCCGAACACGGCGTCGAGGCGGTGTCCATGGAGCAGGTGGCCGCGGCCGCGGGCGTCGGCAAGGGCACCTTGTTCCGCCGGTTCGGCGACAAGTCGGGGCTGGCCGCCGCACTGCTGGACGCCCGGGAGCGCGTGCTCCAGGAGGCGGTCATGCACGGGCCGCCCCCGCTCGGCCCCGGGGCCCCGGCCGACGAGCGCCTGGCCGCGTTCCTCGACGCCTACTTCGACTATCTGCTGGAGCACCTGGCGCTGGTCCGGATGTCCGAGACCGCCACCCCCGGCGCCCGGTACCGGATCGGGGCCTACCGGTTCTGGCACCGCCATGTGGCGATCCTGCTCGCCACCGCACCCGACCCCGACCAGGCCGCACACGCGCTGCTCGCCCCCCTGGCGGCCGATCACGTCGCCGCACTCCTGCCGGAGCTCGGCGAGGAGCGCATGCGCGCCGGCCTGCTCCGGCTCGCCCGGTCCGCGATGTGA
- a CDS encoding DNA polymerase III subunit delta', producing the protein MAVWDDLVGQDRVEDQLTAAARDADALVTAASAAAGAPRGPEADTPGAPREEPGGSRMTHAWLFTGPPGSGRATAARAFAAALQCVSPDRALGGAPGCGFCDGCHTALIGTHADVEIVRTDLLSIGVKETRELVRRAQLSPAGGRWQVIVLEDADRLTEGAANVLLKAVEEPAPRTVWLLCAPSLEDVLPTIRSRCRHLTLRTPPVDAVAELLVRRDGIEPELAASVARATQGHIARARRLATDERARARRAAVLKLPLRVDDVGGCLKAAQELVDAAAEDAKQVAEEVDTKETEELRAALGAASGTGGRLPRGTAGAMKELQDRQKRRATRTQRDSLDLALTDLTAFYRDVLALQLGSRVAIANTDVRDALERVAAGSRPERTLRRIEAVAACREALDRNVAPLLAVEAMTMALRAG; encoded by the coding sequence ATGGCGGTGTGGGACGACCTGGTCGGACAGGACCGGGTGGAGGACCAGCTGACCGCTGCCGCCCGCGACGCGGACGCCCTGGTCACCGCGGCGTCGGCGGCCGCCGGGGCGCCCCGCGGCCCGGAGGCGGACACGCCCGGCGCACCCCGGGAGGAGCCCGGCGGGTCCCGGATGACCCACGCCTGGCTCTTCACCGGCCCGCCGGGGTCCGGGCGGGCCACCGCCGCCCGTGCCTTCGCCGCCGCGCTGCAGTGCGTCAGCCCGGACCGGGCGCTCGGCGGCGCCCCCGGCTGCGGGTTCTGCGACGGCTGCCACACGGCTCTGATCGGCACCCACGCCGATGTGGAGATCGTCCGCACCGACCTGCTCAGCATCGGTGTGAAGGAGACCCGCGAGCTGGTGCGCCGCGCCCAGCTCTCCCCGGCGGGCGGGCGCTGGCAGGTGATCGTGCTGGAGGATGCCGACCGGCTGACCGAGGGTGCGGCGAACGTGCTGCTCAAGGCGGTGGAGGAGCCGGCCCCGCGCACCGTGTGGCTGCTCTGCGCACCGTCCCTGGAGGACGTGCTGCCGACGATCCGGTCCCGCTGCCGGCACCTGACCCTGCGGACCCCGCCGGTGGACGCCGTCGCCGAGCTGCTCGTCCGGCGGGACGGGATCGAACCGGAACTGGCCGCCTCGGTGGCCCGGGCCACCCAGGGCCACATCGCACGCGCCCGCCGGCTCGCCACCGACGAGCGGGCGCGTGCCCGCCGCGCCGCGGTGCTGAAGCTGCCGCTGCGCGTCGACGACGTCGGTGGCTGCCTCAAGGCGGCGCAGGAGCTGGTCGACGCCGCGGCGGAGGACGCCAAGCAGGTCGCCGAGGAGGTGGACACCAAGGAGACCGAGGAGCTGCGCGCCGCCCTGGGCGCGGCGTCGGGCACCGGCGGGCGGCTGCCGCGCGGGACCGCCGGGGCGATGAAGGAGCTGCAGGACCGGCAGAAGCGGCGGGCCACCCGTACCCAGCGGGACAGCCTCGACCTGGCGCTCACCGACCTCACCGCCTTCTACCGTGATGTGCTGGCGCTGCAGCTGGGCTCCCGGGTGGCCATCGCCAACACCGACGTCCGGGACGCGCTGGAGCGGGTCGCCGCGGGGTCCCGCCCGGAGCGGACGCTGCGCCGCATCGAGGCGGTGGCGGCCTGCCGCGAGGCCCTGGACCGGAACGTGGCACCGCTGCTCGCCGTGGAGGCGATGACGATGGCGCTGCGCGCGGGCTGA
- the tmk gene encoding dTMP kinase codes for MTRAEQPTDVTPTSGALAADSRERAVRTLLRHPPLRRLSGAHLASGAADALSVLVLMLLSLQAAAAEGSFGGGYRGAAFAVAALLGARLLATVLFGAALLGPVSALVGPSGPLDRRWTMVGADGVRLALLVVAPLWIDWTPGDALAWLLITAFVAGVAERVWTVAKDDAAPAMLPAPPPEGAAVRPLPDHLDALRRLSLRITFVTLPIAAAVLLVATLIGNILGSAVDWFHEHQAALGSYAAAGLFAASVSVLVVLELPAARTPRARSPLEGLRRPRTATGPEKGRTGAVPHLVLASAAIAGAIAAAVGVAALQAADLGGGPVAFSLLVLALGGGPVVGIRTAPKILPGLSRRRLLALAIALTGLALLAAGLVHDATTVLLIVTAAGVSAGVAARIGHALLDQETEESRQGRLTEHLHAVVRVFVALGAVAAPLLAGAIGPHRLVSGDFVFAHGGAAFTLMLVGALLLPVAALILGKTDDRQGVPLRRDLREALRGADAVEAPAPTGFFIALEGGDGAGKSTQVEALAEWIRGKGHEVVVTREPGATALGKRLRSILLDVSSAGISHRAEALLYAADRAEHVASVIRPALERGAVVISDRYIDSSVAYQGAGRDLAPTEIARISRWATDGLVPHLTVLLDVSPEAARERFTEAPDRLESEPAEFHQRVRAGFLALAAAAPGRYLVVDAGQLPEAVTTAVRHRLDRMLPLSEAEVKAREEARKAAEEEARRRAEEEAARKAEEERLERERQEALARARAEEEERKRRELEEARQREAERQAEEARLRAEDARRRAEEERRRIEAEDRARALEEERRRAEAERQAEEARRRAEAEARARALEEERLRREAEEQARRRAEAEALRLEKQREAEEALRRAEQARRAAAEARAAEGAGGGTGGAAGQASAGHASDGVERGAGSGDGRKDTASGGSGRKDPGGSGRKGAARGGTDRARDAGSGGAARAAAGGAPDEAPTVETPLVPPPPSEAPTVETPAVAGPRDTAPETDGARDGGFPGDDAPTVETPMVRQEPGTAAGGTGQEDGGRAPGAGGPSGAGGSGAADDTTVLPRVRPGARDPRVAGPSGEVAGARDAGVEDTTVLRPVRDDRGPRGTGTSEAPADRGPRAVGDPDAEETRQLPQPPAARPEDETTVMPSVPHLAPDRPADPADRVPPWLFRPEEPANGAGGGSPDNDRTRELPQVGQAEGESRHGASGRRRPEWAERTPMDDLPSLADELLGPYEGDDGDDRRRR; via the coding sequence ATGACGCGAGCCGAGCAGCCGACGGACGTGACCCCCACATCCGGTGCCCTAGCCGCGGACTCCCGCGAGCGTGCCGTACGCACCCTGCTGCGCCACCCCCCGCTGCGGAGACTGAGCGGCGCGCACCTGGCGAGCGGGGCCGCGGACGCGCTGTCGGTGCTGGTCCTGATGCTGCTCTCGCTCCAGGCGGCGGCCGCCGAGGGGTCCTTCGGCGGCGGCTACCGGGGGGCGGCCTTCGCGGTGGCGGCGCTGCTGGGGGCGCGGCTGCTGGCCACCGTGCTGTTCGGCGCGGCGCTGCTCGGCCCGGTCTCCGCGCTGGTCGGCCCGTCCGGCCCGCTGGACCGCCGGTGGACCATGGTGGGGGCCGACGGGGTACGGCTCGCGCTGCTCGTCGTCGCCCCGCTGTGGATCGACTGGACGCCCGGGGACGCGCTCGCCTGGCTGCTCATCACCGCCTTCGTGGCCGGTGTCGCCGAACGCGTGTGGACCGTCGCCAAGGACGACGCGGCGCCCGCGATGCTGCCCGCGCCGCCCCCCGAGGGCGCCGCGGTCCGGCCGCTGCCGGACCACCTCGACGCGCTGCGCCGGCTCTCGCTGCGCATCACCTTCGTCACCCTGCCGATCGCCGCCGCGGTGCTGCTCGTCGCGACCCTGATCGGCAATATCCTCGGCTCCGCCGTCGACTGGTTCCACGAGCACCAGGCCGCGCTCGGCTCGTACGCCGCGGCCGGGCTGTTCGCCGCGTCCGTGTCGGTGCTGGTGGTGCTGGAGCTGCCGGCCGCCCGGACGCCGCGCGCCCGCTCGCCGCTGGAGGGGCTGCGCCGCCCGCGCACCGCCACCGGCCCGGAGAAGGGGCGTACCGGCGCGGTGCCGCACCTGGTGCTCGCCTCCGCGGCGATCGCGGGCGCGATCGCCGCGGCCGTCGGGGTGGCCGCGCTGCAGGCCGCGGACCTGGGCGGCGGGCCGGTCGCCTTCTCTTTGCTGGTGCTGGCGCTCGGCGGCGGCCCGGTGGTGGGCATCCGCACCGCGCCGAAGATCCTTCCCGGCCTCTCCCGGCGGCGGCTGCTCGCACTGGCCATCGCGCTGACCGGCCTGGCGCTGCTCGCGGCCGGGCTGGTGCACGACGCCACCACGGTGCTGCTGATCGTGACCGCGGCCGGGGTGTCGGCGGGCGTCGCCGCGCGGATCGGCCACGCGCTGCTGGACCAGGAGACCGAGGAGTCCCGGCAGGGCCGCCTCACCGAGCACCTGCACGCGGTGGTCCGGGTCTTCGTCGCGCTGGGCGCCGTCGCGGCCCCGCTGCTGGCCGGCGCCATCGGCCCGCACCGGCTGGTCAGCGGCGACTTCGTCTTCGCGCACGGCGGGGCGGCGTTCACCCTGATGCTGGTCGGCGCGCTGCTGCTGCCGGTCGCGGCGCTGATCCTGGGCAAGACGGACGACCGGCAGGGGGTGCCGCTCAGGCGCGACCTGCGCGAGGCGCTGCGCGGCGCCGACGCGGTGGAGGCGCCCGCGCCCACCGGTTTCTTCATCGCGCTGGAGGGCGGCGACGGGGCCGGCAAGTCCACGCAGGTGGAGGCGCTGGCGGAGTGGATCCGGGGCAAGGGCCACGAGGTCGTCGTCACCCGCGAACCCGGCGCCACCGCGCTCGGCAAGCGGCTCCGCTCGATCCTGCTCGACGTCTCCTCGGCCGGGATCTCGCACCGCGCGGAGGCCCTGCTGTACGCGGCCGACCGCGCCGAACACGTCGCCTCGGTGATCCGCCCCGCGCTGGAGCGCGGCGCGGTGGTCATCTCCGACCGCTACATCGACTCCTCGGTCGCCTACCAGGGTGCGGGCCGCGACCTGGCCCCCACCGAGATCGCCCGGATCTCCCGCTGGGCCACCGACGGCCTGGTGCCCCACCTGACCGTGCTGCTCGACGTCTCCCCGGAGGCCGCGCGGGAGCGGTTCACCGAGGCGCCGGACCGGCTGGAGTCGGAGCCCGCCGAGTTCCACCAGCGGGTACGGGCCGGCTTCCTGGCCCTGGCCGCCGCCGCGCCGGGCCGCTACCTGGTGGTGGACGCCGGCCAGCTGCCGGAGGCCGTCACCACCGCGGTGCGGCACCGGCTCGACCGGATGCTGCCGCTGTCCGAGGCCGAGGTGAAGGCCCGGGAGGAGGCGCGGAAGGCCGCCGAGGAGGAGGCCCGCCGCCGCGCCGAGGAGGAGGCCGCGCGGAAGGCCGAGGAGGAGCGGCTGGAGCGCGAGCGCCAGGAGGCCCTGGCCCGGGCGCGCGCCGAGGAGGAGGAGCGCAAGCGCCGCGAGCTGGAGGAGGCACGGCAGCGCGAGGCCGAGCGGCAGGCCGAGGAGGCCCGGCTCCGTGCCGAGGACGCCCGCCGCCGCGCCGAGGAGGAGCGCCGGCGGATAGAGGCCGAGGACCGCGCCCGCGCCCTGGAGGAGGAGCGGCGCCGCGCCGAGGCCGAGCGGCAGGCCGAGGAGGCCCGCCGGCGTGCCGAGGCGGAGGCCCGCGCCCGGGCGCTGGAGGAGGAACGGCTCCGCCGGGAGGCCGAGGAGCAGGCCCGGCGCCGCGCGGAGGCGGAGGCGCTGCGGCTGGAGAAGCAGCGCGAGGCGGAGGAGGCCCTGCGCCGGGCGGAGCAGGCGCGCCGGGCCGCGGCGGAAGCGCGGGCGGCGGAGGGTGCGGGCGGTGGCACCGGTGGTGCCGCCGGGCAGGCTTCCGCCGGGCACGCCTCGGACGGTGTCGAGCGCGGTGCCGGGTCCGGTGACGGACGGAAGGACACCGCCTCCGGCGGCTCCGGGCGGAAGGACCCCGGCGGCTCCGGCCGCAAGGGCGCCGCGCGGGGCGGTACGGACCGGGCGCGGGACGCGGGCTCCGGCGGCGCCGCGCGGGCCGCGGCGGGCGGCGCCCCCGACGAGGCACCCACCGTGGAGACGCCGCTGGTCCCGCCGCCCCCGTCGGAGGCGCCCACGGTGGAGACCCCGGCCGTGGCCGGGCCGCGGGACACCGCACCGGAGACGGACGGCGCGCGGGACGGCGGCTTCCCCGGTGACGACGCCCCCACGGTCGAGACGCCGATGGTCCGCCAGGAGCCGGGCACGGCGGCCGGCGGTACCGGGCAGGAGGACGGTGGCCGCGCACCGGGTGCCGGTGGCCCCTCGGGTGCCGGTGGCTCCGGCGCGGCCGACGACACCACCGTGCTGCCGCGGGTGCGCCCCGGCGCGCGGGACCCGCGGGTCGCCGGCCCGTCCGGGGAGGTCGCGGGCGCGCGGGACGCGGGCGTGGAGGACACCACCGTGCTCCGCCCGGTACGGGACGACCGCGGTCCGCGCGGGACCGGCACCTCGGAGGCGCCGGCCGACCGCGGCCCGCGCGCGGTCGGGGACCCGGACGCCGAGGAGACCCGGCAGCTGCCGCAGCCCCCGGCCGCGCGGCCGGAGGACGAGACCACGGTGATGCCGTCCGTGCCGCACCTGGCGCCGGACCGGCCCGCCGACCCCGCGGACCGGGTGCCGCCGTGGCTGTTCCGTCCCGAGGAGCCCGCGAACGGCGCCGGGGGCGGGTCGCCGGACAACGACCGGACCCGGGAACTCCCGCAGGTGGGGCAGGCCGAGGGCGAGTCCCGGCACGGTGCCTCCGGCCGGCGCCGCCCGGAGTGGGCCGAGAGGACACCGATGGACGACCTGCCCTCGCTCGCGGACGAACTCCTCGGCCCGTACGAGGGCGACGACGGGGACGACCGCCGCCGCCGCTGA
- a CDS encoding alpha/beta hydrolase: MPRRTGAVLAAAVLLALSGCESGGPDSSADRSRTDRPRADRAAPTGPLKRYYEQRLRWRDCGGTGFECATLTAPLDYAEPSAATDLKLAVSRKKATGPGERLGSLLVNPGGPGGSAIGYLQGYAGVGYPAPVRARYDMVAMDPRGVAASEPVECLTDREMDAFTRTDQTPDDPAEVDRLVAAHKSFAAGCERRSGAILGHVSTVEAARDMDLLRAVLGDDRLSYVGASYGTFLGATYADLFPGRVGRLVLDGALDPTRTAAQVNRDQTAGFQTAFTAFAQDCAGRDDCPLGGGGPARAAERLTAFFDRLDRAPVPTDDGGRKLGESLATTGVLAAMYDESSWAQLRSALGAAMRGDGTALLQLADLYYERQDGEYANLMYANPAVNCLDLPPAFRGPDEVRKALPAFRKASPAFGEGLAWSSLNCAYWPVPPTGAPRALRAKGAAPILVVGTTRDPATPYRWARALARQLDSGRLLTYDGDGHTAYGRGSDCVDTAINTYLLEGTPPPDAKRCT; this comes from the coding sequence ATGCCGCGCCGGACCGGCGCGGTGCTGGCCGCCGCCGTGCTGCTGGCGCTCTCCGGTTGCGAGTCCGGCGGCCCGGACTCCTCCGCCGACCGCTCCCGCACCGATCGCCCCCGCGCCGACCGGGCCGCGCCCACCGGCCCCCTCAAGCGCTACTACGAGCAGCGGCTCCGCTGGCGGGACTGCGGCGGCACCGGGTTCGAGTGCGCCACCCTCACGGCGCCGCTGGACTACGCCGAGCCCTCCGCGGCGACCGACCTGAAGCTGGCGGTCTCCCGGAAGAAGGCCACCGGCCCCGGGGAGCGGCTCGGTTCGCTGCTGGTCAACCCCGGCGGGCCGGGCGGCTCGGCGATCGGGTACCTGCAGGGGTACGCCGGGGTCGGCTACCCGGCACCGGTCCGGGCCCGGTACGACATGGTCGCCATGGACCCGCGCGGGGTGGCGGCGAGCGAACCGGTGGAGTGCCTGACCGACCGGGAGATGGACGCCTTCACCCGGACCGACCAGACCCCCGACGACCCGGCCGAGGTGGACCGCCTGGTCGCCGCCCACAAGTCCTTCGCGGCCGGGTGCGAACGGCGCAGCGGGGCGATCCTCGGCCATGTCTCCACCGTCGAGGCGGCCCGGGACATGGACCTGCTGCGGGCGGTGCTCGGCGACGACCGGCTCAGCTATGTCGGCGCCTCGTACGGCACCTTCCTCGGCGCCACCTACGCCGATCTCTTCCCCGGCCGGGTGGGGCGCCTGGTGCTGGACGGCGCGCTCGACCCGACCCGCACCGCCGCACAGGTCAACCGGGACCAGACGGCGGGCTTCCAGACCGCGTTCACCGCGTTCGCCCAGGACTGCGCGGGCCGGGACGACTGCCCGCTCGGCGGGGGCGGTCCGGCGCGGGCGGCAGAGCGGCTCACGGCCTTCTTCGACCGGCTGGACCGGGCGCCGGTGCCCACCGACGACGGCGGCCGGAAGCTGGGCGAGTCGCTGGCCACCACCGGGGTGCTCGCCGCCATGTACGACGAGAGTTCCTGGGCCCAGCTGCGGTCCGCGCTGGGCGCCGCGATGCGAGGGGACGGCACCGCCCTGCTGCAGCTCGCCGACCTCTACTACGAGCGGCAGGACGGCGAGTACGCCAACCTGATGTACGCCAACCCCGCGGTCAACTGCCTGGACCTGCCCCCGGCGTTCCGCGGGCCGGACGAGGTGCGGAAGGCCCTGCCCGCGTTCCGGAAGGCGTCCCCGGCCTTCGGTGAGGGCCTGGCCTGGTCGTCCCTCAACTGTGCCTACTGGCCGGTCCCGCCGACCGGCGCCCCCCGTGCGCTCCGTGCGAAGGGGGCCGCGCCGATCCTGGTGGTGGGCACCACCCGTGACCCGGCCACCCCGTACCGCTGGGCGCGGGCACTGGCCCGGCAGCTCGACTCCGGCCGGCTCCTGACCTACGACGGCGACGGGCACACCGCGTACGGACGGGGCAGCGACTGCGTCGACACCGCGATCAACACCTACCTCCTGGAAGGAACGCCCCCGCCCGACGCCAAGCGCTGCACCTGA
- a CDS encoding VOC family protein yields the protein MITTNFVQGSPCWLDLGAPDIDAAARFYGAALGWEFRSFGSEAGGYGVFQQDGRTVAAVGRLTEEGARPAWTIYFSTPDADAAARTVEGAGGTVRVAPAEVGEEGRLAQFTDPQGGQFAVWQPGKTEGLDQVDAAGSLCWVELYTTDVAAAREFYGRLFGWRTDGMELPGGGGTYWLITPSGLGEDRMHGGMMQLPAEHLAPTGGKPYWHPVFAVEDCDAAVERITGNGGSVRMGPEDAEGVGRLAVCVDPAGADFVVLRPAEA from the coding sequence ATGATCACCACCAACTTCGTGCAGGGCTCGCCCTGTTGGCTCGACCTCGGGGCCCCGGACATCGACGCGGCGGCACGGTTCTACGGCGCCGCGCTCGGCTGGGAGTTCCGGTCCTTCGGGTCGGAGGCGGGCGGCTACGGCGTGTTCCAGCAGGACGGCAGAACCGTCGCGGCGGTCGGTCGGCTCACCGAGGAGGGTGCCCGTCCGGCCTGGACGATCTACTTCAGCACCCCGGACGCGGACGCCGCCGCGCGCACCGTGGAGGGGGCCGGCGGCACGGTGCGGGTGGCGCCCGCCGAGGTCGGCGAGGAGGGGCGGCTGGCCCAGTTCACCGACCCGCAGGGCGGGCAGTTCGCGGTCTGGCAGCCGGGGAAGACCGAGGGCCTGGACCAGGTGGACGCCGCCGGCAGCCTCTGCTGGGTCGAGCTGTACACCACCGACGTGGCGGCCGCCCGGGAGTTCTACGGGAGGCTCTTCGGCTGGCGGACGGACGGCATGGAGCTGCCCGGTGGCGGTGGCACGTACTGGCTGATCACCCCGTCGGGCCTGGGCGAGGACCGGATGCACGGCGGCATGATGCAGCTCCCGGCGGAGCACCTGGCGCCGACCGGCGGAAAGCCGTACTGGCACCCGGTGTTCGCGGTGGAGGACTGCGACGCCGCGGTGGAGCGGATCACCGGCAACGGCGGCTCGGTGCGCATGGGCCCGGAGGACGCCGAGGGCGTCGGGCGGCTGGCGGTCTGCGTCGATCCGGCGGGGGCGGACTTCGTGGTGCTGCGTCCGGCGGAGGCCTGA